In Oryzias melastigma strain HK-1 unplaced genomic scaffold, ASM292280v2 sc00231, whole genome shotgun sequence, a single window of DNA contains:
- the LOC112139551 gene encoding uncharacterized protein LOC112139551 produces MHFSWYQQTLGGRLELLFFFHKYDDPSKVDHWLKKNPRFSLQKEDGFNHLHISDVQLSDSATYFCGSSHTNKVEFGDGVFLSVKEKSQAEIIVQEPTSEIIPSGGSINFSCTVHTGNCGEGHTVCWFRHGSQPGVLHTQRKHCKPVAAPGPPSWNCTYSLQKKNLNFSDAGTYFCVVASCGKMLFGSGTEVMVRSQAAQTTVLVQLSVIRTGILLLFIVSCVLFVRKK; encoded by the exons ATGCACTTCTCCTGGTACCAGCAAACCCTCGGAGGAAGACTTGAGcttctatttttctttcacaaatacGATGACCCGTCTAAAGTGGACCACTGGCTGAAGAAGAACCCTCGATTTTCTCTGCAGAAGGAGGACGGCTTCAACCACTTACACATCTCTGACGTGCAGCTCTCAGATTCAGCCACTTATTTCTGTGGAAGCTCGCACACCAACAAGGTGGAGTTTGGGGACGGCGTCTTTCTTAGCGTTAAAG AAAAAAGTCAGGCAGAAATCATCGTCCAGGAACCGACGTCGGAGATCATCCCATCTGGTGGCTCCATCAACTTCAGCTGTACGGTTCACACTGGGAACTGTGGGGAAGGACACACTGTCTGCTGGTTCAGACATGGCTCTCAGCCGGGGGTCCTCCACACACAGAGAAAACACTGCAAACCTGTCGCTGCTCCAGGACCTCCTTCATGGAACTGTACCTACAGTTTGCAGAAGAAGAACCTGAACTTCTCTGATGCTGGAACCTACTTCTGTGTTGTAGCCTCCTGTGGGAAGATGCTGTTTGGGAGTGGAACCGAGGTGATGGTCAGAAGTCAAGCAGCTCAGACTACAGTTTTAGTTCAGCTATCTGTCATTAGAACAGGGattcttctgctttttattgTCAGCTGTGTgctttttgtcagaaaaaaataa